ttaattgttatgatgaaaacgactattggaggaaattgatatcatatgctaaattgtattgttatctttttgaagaaatcatttaaactcgacaaagatgcagcaacaacaagttgatcaagtacctcaaaatcattctagcttgaatgacttcttaaggcatgatccAACTAAATTTATTGGGGAGGCTACTCCGGATGAGGCTGACTCTTGGCTAAGGCAGAACGAGAAGATTTTTCGGGTAATAACTtgctcagaagaacaaaaattaacttatgcatcatttcttttggtgggggaggctgaatattggtgggaaagtatgcaacagttgatgacggttcgtggtgaggctgtgaattgggagaactttaagataaggttcttggaaaaatattttccaaacagtgcaaaatttgcaagggaggcggagttcctgaccttacaacaaaggaggttatcagtacaagagtacgtagtaaaatttaattatctctcgaggttttatactcagaatatcacagaagaatggagatgtcgaaaattcgagggaggactaaggcatgaactaaagaaggtacttatgccattggaaatacaagagtttccagcattggtagagaaagccagaatgatagaattattggagtttgatccaagtagagtttccagacttgccaagggagaatcttcaatgaaattcaacaaaaaaccttatgaaaaaccacaattatcatatcgaggaacagtgaagtgttttgagtgtggaggggcacatttcagacgtgactgccctaaacttattggggaaaaagttgaagggaagagatgtttcatctgcaatgatccgggacactttgctaatgtttgtccaaagaaaaagaaggtgggagaaccacaacaacaagattctgctgaagtaaagccccgggcaacagggagagtattcgcaatgtctgcagaagaggctactaagccaggtacattaatcttacacacctgtatgttgttaggagaatgcgtatatgttttgtttgactctggagccacacactcctttatatccctagcatgtttagaaagactcggattaccgatgcttgatctagggtgtgaattagtagtttctacaccagcatcgggaccagttacgaccagttcagtctgtgtcggatgcccgatccaaattgcaggacgcaagttcaaagtgaacttgatctgcttaccccttcaaaatctagacattattttgggaatggattggttgactgccaatcacgttcttattgactgtgggaaacaaaagatagagtttctaaatttgaacgatTTAGAACTAAGCTCCACTCGAGTCGTTGCGAAGGatatcaaagatggagctacctgctttgtggtgttagctcaggagaaaagagagaatactgaagaacaaatcatcggaatacctgtggtagaagaatatgttgatgtttttccagaagaagtacCAGGTTTACCACCTAGTCGAGAGATCGATTTCACAATAGATCTAATGCCTGGAGCTGGCCCAGTTTCTATGGCTCCATACAGAATGGCTCCTGCCGAACTAGtagagttgaaaaagcaaatcgaagatctgctggagaagaagtttatccgtccaagtgtgtctccatggggagctcctgtattgctggtgaagaagaaggatggaagttcaaggttgtgcgtggattatcgacagctgaacaaggttacaataaagaacaaatatcctttgccaagaatcgatgatctattagatcagttgagaggagcagaggtgttttcaaaaattgatctcagatctgggtaccatcagattctggtcaagacggaagatgtgcaaaagacggctttcagatctcgctacggacactttgagtacgtggtaatgccgtttggcgtgacgaatgctccagcgatttttatggactacatgaacagaatatttcggtcatgtttagataagttcgtggtagtatttatagacgatattcttatctattcagagaataaggaaaagcatgcagaacacttgagggtggcgttggaaattttaagaaaacatcaactgtatgggaaactgtcaaagtgtgagttctggatagagaaagtacaatttttgggtcatgtgatttctgctcaaggaatctcagtggatccagcaaaggtggaagctgtgctaaagtgggagcggccgaaaactgtaactgaagtatgaagttttgtaggattagccggttattaccgacgttttgttgaagggttttccaagattgtagGTCCTCTAACTCAGTTAACTCGTAAGGATCAACCATTTCTGTGGACTGACAAGTGCGAAGCCAGTTTTGAGGATATGAAGCAACGACTAACGTCAGCACCAGTATTAATCATTCCAGACTCTAGcaaatcttttgaggtgtaCTGCGATGCGTCGTATCAAGGATTGGGGTGCGTCctaatgcaaggaaggagacctgtagcttatgcatctaggcagctaaaggcgcatgagaagaactacccaacgcatgacatagaacttgcagcagtagtatttgcattaaagacatggagacattacctctatggggcaagtttccaagtttttagtgaccataagagtctaaagtatttgttcgatcaaaaggagctgaacatgcgacaaagaagatggatggaatatatgaaggactatgatttcgagcttttatatcacccaggaaaagccaatgtggtggcagatgcattgagtaggagacaagctcagataacaacaatgatggtgaaggaattagaactgttagaaaagttacgtgatatgaacttggggttgcagttaaccccagatcatatatggtgtggtcatttagtaatcactagtgacttcttagaacaagtgaaggttgagcagtcgatggatcaagagttgcagCAAAAGATCAGGTTGTTGGACACCGATCAGGTTAAGGACTTCGTTCTAAGTAAAGATGGCATCCTTCGATTTAAGAACAGAGTGTGTATACCTGCAAAgagtgaattaaaacatttaattttagacgaaggccataaaagtcgtcttagcatacatccaggtatgactaagatgtataaagacctgaaagagtcattttggtggaatggaatgaagagggatgtggccgagtttgtagcagcctgcttggtgtgtcagaaggcaaaagtggagcatcaaaaaccgggagggatgttacgacagttagacattcctcaatggaagtgggacagtatctcgatggactttgtaacacatttaccaaaatcatcaaaaggtcacgattccatctgggttatcgttgatagactaaccaagagcgctcactttttgcccattaatcaacgtatgtctctagaaaagctgacggagttatacatcagggaagtagtgaggttgcatggaatacctacaagcattgtgtcagacagagatccaaggtttacttcaaggttttggcagacgctacagaaggctctgggaacgcagttgaggatgagttcggcttatcaccctcagactgatggtcaaacagaaaggactattcagtctttggaggatttgctaagaacttgtgtattagatcatcttggaagttggaatgagatactaccattagtagaatttacttacaacaacagttatcattccagtattggtatgccaccatatgaagctttatatggaagaagatgtagaacccctttgtgttggtttcaagatggggaagcactaacagtgggacccgagctattacagcgaaccacagaaaaaataaaattaatccaagatcggatgaaagcaactcaaagtagacaaaagtcatatgccgacaaaagaagaagaccgttagaatttgaagaaggagatcatgtattcttacgagtaacaccaactacaggagtcgggagagctatcaagatgaggaaactgacaccaaaatttctcggaccgtatcagattctcaaaaagattgggcCAGTGGCTTATGAGGTAGCATTACCACCTGAATTGGCAAATTTGCATaacgtttttcatgtatcccaactgaggaagtatattccagatccaaagcatgtgttagaagttgatgaaattcaggtcaaggaaaatttaacaatggaagttggaccagtgcgtatactagatgttcaaatgaaaaagctaaGAGGGAAAGATATTCGCACAGTAAAAGTACTTTGGAATGAAGACACAcaggaaatgacttgggaattggaagaatttatgataaaggaatatccatatctcttttgtaagtaatcttttgttagatagtctttgtttaaataaataaattttcgagggcgaaaataattgttgttggggagattgtaagatccttgaaaaatatttgtaagttaaatactagataaaaaaaaaagtgaatagtaaattgtgaatagtaaaaggtgaatagtaaaaaaaaaaaaaaaaaataaaaatatttttggaaaggataagtgttccacgtagctttgagatcagaatttagccaattgcaaataaaaaattatttttgtaatagtaaaatgaataaaaaaaaatgaatagttaaaatgaatagtaaaaatgaatagtaaatttttttgctataaatagccaagggggggaggctgaaaatttacaccaaagaacttagaaaatttttgagagaagagagttggaagaattttcaaattttgcaaaggggatattctggaagttttcagaggacgaggggattaagtctgtaatagaggtaaggggagttaaattttgtttggtattattttgagtcttgtatatgttgcttttgttgattttatatcttgaatatggagtattttgtttctgtatgatcttaaattttaaatgagagtatgctttgtgttgatatccaagtgtgatagttgtaaaatgtaatgttgattatgttatgccacttgtatgttattatttgtttattttttttgtattttggaaggattagaaattgtctaaccggctctgccagattcaatttcttgtttccccaaacattctattgttttccttatttaattttattgtattttggaaggattagaaattgtctaaccggctctgccagattcaatttcttgtttccccaaacattctattgttttccttatttaattttattgtattttggaaggattagaaattgtctaaccggctctgccagattcaatttcttgtttccccaaactttctattgcttcagttatttattttattgcacttttggaaggattagaagttgtctaaccggctctgccagattcaacttcttgtttccccaaactatttattgctttacttatttattttattgcatttttggaaggattagaagttgtctaaccggctctgccagattcaacttcttatttccccagacatgtatggttcttgttatttaattatattgtattttgggatggagtagaagttgtctaaccggctctgccagattcaacttcttgtttcccatgaatttttatattaagattattcttatgattgtcaaatattgtattcttctatgaccatttatagtaatatcttattatgggtaattgtttataattatcttgtatgaattctatcataatgagtttcttggctgaaattgatcttgttggaaggtctggagtaaggattctgtaataacttgtatatgagtattaaatagatgtagtgatactatttgaggttgttgtaagaggaagtaaaaatattaaaattaggcattttagatttagagcataagcaaacaaggtagataatttaaataaataaattgttaattattgaaagcctccctttgttggtaggatagaggaaccttaaaaacctgagttggcacatccctgatcatagagcagccctggcctggtccagtcagttgtgactagtcatatgtgttggcgtcgaaggtgagtttgatgcgttcagacatctgggtcctctccggtgaccaattggggtaaagaaagatctctaataggatgaaattaaaataaaataagttaattggagatgcataaagttatcatggtaaaaacacttcatatatattttatttatcgttacattgagttcAGGCTTTAATACGTAGTGActaagatatgatgaaatgttttggctgatctatgaatctttaattggtgaaaatatgttgagttatactcgttatggtcaaaaatgagtttataatatgaagtatgatagctagcgatatgtttaatttattgacaccaaaataggttattgtcaaattatgattagagaatgaacatgattgagttatgtggagaagaggttatgaattgttgatttgatgaaatgttggagtggataatagagtatgaaatgttgatgtgatgaaatgttggagtggatataagaaattattgcttatgaaatgatgtttcctacgggaagtagtatgttcggttataccatgagagattggtatgaacaaagtaacacctgagattaatgaaagcaggcagcaagtggtctgaccataaggctttgacataaatatgtgattcataagttttatagaagcaggcagagagcggtctgaccataaggcttcagagagtaagacataatatacaggtgaggcttaaggaagcaggcagagagcggtctgaccataaggcttcgtgagtaagcatagtataaattgtaaggtttatgaaattgaggaagatgattttgataatgatgaattaatgacatcggggtaataatatttgagtaattgtagaaataaatgattaaactatgcttattacaagtttaatgattgatttgatatggttggcttacccttatttgtttatgctatgatcatataactcatgttatatgtgattagataatgttgcagatgtggttgaaaaagcttagagatgagagaaatgcggggaaaacctttcatggatttttgtaaaaagaataaatttgtattgggaagattatgttgtgtaaaatttaaaagttgaaatgtcaacggtgaatactatattgtttaaagtttgtaagtttggtattgtactttggagtaattgaaataaagtttgattgtttatatgagatatcgaattaatttagtctctactatcagtaataccctttaaaatatttgggtgttacatggATGCCATACAACTCCACTGTATGTCAGACCATCCAACTGCGACCGAATCTCTGCAAGAGTCGAACTCTGCCGAGGGCTCTGCCACCTAGCCGCACGTGGTGTGGTCTCATCATAAGAAGACACCAACCGCCTCCTTCCCATGGTAGGGAAATGCTCGTATATCCAACTTTAAAAATgcaattattcaattaaatatctttcttctttattcaATAAATGTGAAGAGTATATGTCTGTACCTGAAACAAATTCAGAAATCCAGCCATCTGCTTCGTGGAAGCCAGACTCGCATCCCCGAGCTAGTCGTACAAATGGGCGAGTGTAGCAACAccccaagcatatctaccacaCGCGTGTACATCTCTAAATAATAGAAGGTAAGACACACATATAGAAGTGACACTTTTATTTGCGAAAATCGTGCATCCTACTAGATGCAACAGATATGCTCTAGCAGCATAGTCCCACTATTGCGACTGACACCTCTGAACATATATCTCTCTTAGCCAGCTGAGTCTGACTTTCGGACCACGTGCATCCTCCATCTCAGCACTAGCTGTGCCACCATCAATGCCGAGCAGTTCTACAAGGGTTGTACGAGCCTCCTCAAACTCCAACTCCtccaaatcacataattgtccCAGTACCGGAAGGTGAAGTAAAGTGGAGACATCGTCAAGAGTGATCGACATCTCCCCTACAAGGAGATGGAAACTACTCGTCTCAAAGTGCCATCTCTCTATGAAATCGAGCAACAAGCCCTTATCAACGTAATCATAGCAAATATCTGTGAGAGGCATCAAAGCGGAATTCAACACAATGTGTTGAATTCCTTCGGCGCACGGTCctaacttattaatttttttaccatgGGAGATCAACTTCAGTATCTCCCCTTGATCCTACAcaacaatatttaatatcaaatgtattcaaaaaaacttaataattaaaatttaagttatgcACTCACCCGGCCCTGCGAAATGCCATAAGCAACATGCTGAACATAGTGTGTCAGCAATGAAGCATCACATGGACCTCCAGGAAATCCACCGACATCCTCCTCCTGTATGTCAGGAACATCGACATGTTCCTCCTCCTCATTATCGTCATGAGGAGCCTCAAATGCCTCCTCGTGAACAGGACCCTCATAGGCCTGATATGCCTCCTCCTCAAACGCTCGGTCCTCGGCTATAGGGTCATCCTGAATTGGAGCTGCACGTCTTCTCCGAGCTGAAGCTGTAGGTCGTCTCCTACCTTCACCCTGTGCAGAACTCTCTCCTCGAGAACTTTCTCCTCTAGAACTCTCTCCACGAGAACTAAAAGATGAACCTCGTGTTCTTACCATTtctgacaaaaatatttttaattaaattaataattatttcattaattaataatactttttttattaatttaataataattatttcattaaataaaataattttaatttagatataaataaataaaaaattagaaacaaacactaaatttaaatactctataaattaattaaaaatataataaattaataaggtaaaaaaaataaaaatataataattacgtaacaaattaattgaaaataaaaactaatagtaaacttaaaagttaaaaaaactaCAGGCCATAAACGGATGTTGAGTATCCGTTTGGATCTGAagcggatgtcgacatccgtcgAAAGATATCGACATCCGTCGAtggatatcgacatccgtttcaGATCTAAACGGATACCCGCCATCCGTTTTTTGCCTGGttatcttcttcctttctcccAATACACGCACACAGTAAAAAAACGTAGAGCACAGCACAAAACACAACATAGAGATATATGCattgcatttaaaaaaaaatttaaaaatatcatcacTAACCTTGTGGGAGAACGCACCGCCACACCTCACCGTCGCACCACCGCCGCACTGCCGCGTCGCACCGTCGCACTGTTGCACTGCCGTGCCGCGCACGGCCCCCACTGCCGAACCGCTGAAGGAGGAAGAAAACGGATATGGAGGAAAAATGGAAGATGAGTgctacgactgtcgcggtcatacaaattttatgtcAAATAATGAATGTAGTACAgactaggatttgactcctaggtcgtctctcaaggaccaatttatgtggttcagtcttagatttaacacgaagggggggggggggggggtttgtgatGTTTTTGtgcggtaaataaaatttaaaactagaaTTTAAACACAACCgaatttaaaaacattgaaataaattttaacgatgGTAAAAACCGAATagtaaaagatggtaaaaactGAACAGTAAATATTCAAAAACGGTAAAATTAAATgcagaaataaaaatatcagtaaaaataaattgatagaAAATAAGCCGTAAAAATAacgtttgaaaataaaatgaactgAAAAATACATTGACAAAATTTTAACGTTTTAGAAAATAGTAAACGGTAAAAATAGAAgagacaataaaattaaaaacatttaacatgaaaataaaatacaccaaagattaaacattaaaataaaattactggACAGTGAAGATAAAACCAAACCGATCAAAGTGCTCCAAATAGTGTAAGAGATTACATCCTTTCACAAATTGAATTCTACattattttactatttgaaATGGAATCTCAGAGAGGAAGATAAGCCTCCTCCCAGACGTGACTTCTATACTACAACTAAACTATCACTAAAATCTCCTCCTAAAATCTGCTTGCTGATACTCTTTTATAGGCCAAACTCAGAACATCCGTGATCTCCTCCatttcagttttgttttgtCTTGCATCTTTTCCTTGCACAAATTGCATGAGCAATAGTTTCTGGCCGTGAAAGAATAGTGTGAGGGTCCCTCTAATTTACACCTACTCTTGTCTTCTTCTCCAATCAGCCATAGTTGCTTCCTTTGCTGGACGTTACAACAACTTCTCCTCATCTCCACACGTTGCAGCTTCAATTGGACCAAGACCGTGGAGCTTCACTTCTGGACTTGATTGCTTTGTGGTGCTGGCCGTGAGTCTTCTTCCAGCCAATGAATGCACTCCTCTTTTTGTGCAAAACGTTCAGAACCAGTGGCTGCTGctcttctcctttctcttcATACATCCGTAGACTCCCTTTCATTTCCTTGCAGCTGCTTCAACACGTCTTCTTTTTAGCTGCTGGACCATTTTCACCAAAGCTTCACTCCTCACACCATGAGCTTCATTCCCTCTAGGTGGTGGCTGGAATACAGCACCTTTTTCCATCTCAGTTTTCACACGTCCAGCCCCTCCTCTTCAACCATTGCAGCTGCTGGGTTTTGACGCCCCAAGCTGGATGCGTGAATGCTTCAAGCTTGCTGGACTGATGGAGGACGCTGCTTATTTTCTTCAAGGTTGGTGGATGGAAGATGATAGGATGCTGGAACGTGTGAAGGCTTGCTGCCTTTGCTGCCAACTGCTGGACGCATTGAAGCTTGCTGGACTGTGATCTTCCATGAACTGCACTTCTCCAAGATGGACCAGCTGCTGCACCTTGACACCATCCAGCCAGCACCACGCCTTGCACTTTCTCTTCCAACCGTGAGCTGCTGTCTTCCCACCATGAGCTGTACGTGTGAAGCCTTTCTCTCCAAGCACATATCACTTCCAGCTTCTACGTGAATCAGCAGCAGCTACAACATTTTTTTCTGGCCAAAAGTGAACTGCTCCCAAGCTTGTTGGACGCTGCCATTCACTATGTGTGAGCTTCCATCCTTGGCGCTTCTTCATGTTGCTGGATGTGCTGGACCAGTGGAGATGGCTGGATGCATGGACGGAGCTGCACCGCTTGCTGGCTTCTCTTCTCCAATCAACAAGTGGCTGGTTCCATCTTCCTTTCCGTTACAGCCCCTTTCTTTGATTCCACTTAGGTCCATCTACTTCTATATTGCCGAGAATTTACTTAGAGAACGTGGCTTCCTCCACAATAAAAATCACGCTTGTCATCTTCCCAAAAGAATTCTAAAACCGTGAAGTGGTCCTTTTTCAATCTTCATCTttccatttaataaaatataataacatgaATTGTAGTTTTGGCCGTGTGATACGTGGTCTTCCTTGGTGGTCCCTTCCATTATTTCACTTTGATTATTGAATCGTGTAGAGTTGTGAGCatgttggttttttttttatgtgcagcCTTTCCAAATGGAAAACACGTTCCAAACCAAGAAAAAGGTGGTGGCTCCCATTTATATTATGTTGTCTCCCATTTAAAAGAAAGAATCCTCCCTGTTGTTTGCCGTGAATGCTTCCTTCATATGGCATTTTCAATTGAAAACAATATTGCCTTCTCAAATTGGCGGCCCCCACTTTTGTTACATGAGCTTCTTGCCAAAATAATGTGACAACACTCCTTTGACTTAAGCTTGCTACCATGCTTCTTACAACAAGCAAAACCGAAAGATGTTTACAAATGGTGAtccattttttttcatgtgCTTAACCTCGTAAACCAAACCAATTCTGCAATGGCCGTGTGTACTGTTATTTTGTTGCAGCAATGACACTACAAAAATCAACACCTCATCACAAAATATATACTAAAGTAAGCCAAGCCAATTTTGCTTCtacaaattcaagaaaaaaaatatttcatcacagaTCAACACAGATTAAATAAATGCAGTCTAGCTTCTTCCAAACACAGTATGTGAATGTTTTTCCAAATGTCCCAAGTTGTATTTCCAAAAATTTCCCTTGCAATcactaatgcaaataattaacttaaataattcaaattaattaaaattagaatttctggtcaaatcaAGCACATTTcagaaaaataggaaaatactggacaattaagcacaattccccgattaattctagtacaataaactaaatgaagtgaagaaaataatgattcatcaaaatagaccacacttagttttttgcactcctgggcaaaatcaagacttAAATCAGGGAATCGTTCAACGTACTTTTAGGGAAGAGACACAAAACTCAgcagacaaaaaaataaaaacttgcaagaaaacaaacagaatttacacagttctcaagaattctggacagagaaaagaagtagaaaatATCCAACACATAGTCAAGAAAAGCacatacttacagaaatcatccaagcaattcaagactgtcgcggtcatacaaatttgattgcacgaaaatatgcagtataactaggaagtgactcctaggtcgtctcacaaGGACCAATTTTTGGATTAAGTCTCAGATCTTTTTTACACGAAAAGGGgggtgtttttgtgattttgttttaatgcggtaaactaaaattaaaaatgactggaatttaaataagacaacttaatttttaaaacactgaaataaattttaacaacggtaaaaacaagcggtaaaaaatagtaaaaacggAACAGTAAATATGCAGAACGGTAAAACACAATTGACAGATTTTAACGATATGGAAAACAGTAATTTTGGAAAATGGTAAATTCAGTTGAAAACGTAAATAACGAGTgcagtgaaaataaattgagaaaCAGATGAATGAAGTTTTGAAACCGTAAGTAGAAAACTGACAGAATGGAATTTGCAattaacatcaattaaaaccaaatacatgaaattgtaaaattaaacaaatccTAAACCTCCCCAACGGAGAGGAGGAAAAATAAGCTACAGAAAATAAAACACGTCCGTCTTTGCTCTCTTTCTAAAACTACTCTTTCTTCTTTGGTCCTCCTCTCCTTTTATTGCAAAAAATCTGGACTGTATCCCTCCATTGTTCAGCCCGTGTGTTGTGTGCCTTTCAATCCagatttttagttttattttgtctcCAGCTTGGAAGCCCGTGAATTCCTTCCCGcttttacatttgtttttttttctgtaaagcAGAGGGAATTTCTACCAGCAAATCTTAGTTTGGACGTGAGAAAAGAAAGGTGAGGGCCCTCCATTTTGCCAATTACTCTTGTCATTTTCTGCACCTTGCAGATGTGGCTTCCTTCTCCATTCCTTCTCCTTTGCTGTCTTCTAATTTGTGTGACAACAAGAATGAAGAGGTCTCCTCAACAGCTGCTGAATGTTGCTCCTAGATGTGGCTGGACAGTCTTCTTCAAGT
This window of the Vigna angularis cultivar LongXiaoDou No.4 chromosome 7, ASM1680809v1, whole genome shotgun sequence genome carries:
- the LOC108322824 gene encoding protein MAIN-LIKE 1-like, with protein sequence MVRTRGSSFSSRGESSRGESSRGESSAQGEGRRRPTASARRRRAAPIQDDPIAEDRAFEEEAYQAYEGPVHEEAFEAPHDDNEEEEHVDVPDIQEEDVGGFPGGPCDASLLTHYVQHVAYGISQGRDQGEILKLISHGKKINKLGPCAEGIQHIVLNSALMPLTDICYDYVDKGLLLDFIERWHFETSSFHLLVGEMSITLDDVSTLLHLPVLGQLCDLEELEFEEARTTLVELLGIDGGTASAEMEDARGPKVRLSWLREIYVQRCQSQ